From the genome of Anopheles moucheti chromosome 3, idAnoMoucSN_F20_07, whole genome shotgun sequence, one region includes:
- the LOC128300391 gene encoding ataxin-2 homolog — MMVADFVTRQQNGSPLNGEIPGQNHNSNSNMPAHSALLMSNNSSNSNSSGRASPHTSSESEFPQNGYELAAHLKRKELFSQRKQREFIPDNKKDDSYWDRRRRNNEAAKRSREKRRFNDMVLEQRVVELTKENHVLKAQLDAIKSKYNICGENLVSVDQIMATLPTNEQVLSSTKRVKLANGSSQGRSSSPTGSTIGFPLSRSPSRQPQATSPSQSHGRASSPHSPPASNGTPHLQQSLLAVAQNAPSTTTSPGGASSIPSSQQAPVIHPNPNVESPPPAAPGSSPTVSSGGAIQHTNGGATYLSPVHAIYRNGTIIEYERVSEGGKLSTVEGNGRSPSQIRLELIERNLDDHHHLQQQLAQQQQHQHHHHQQQLASSSQHHHHYSHHSREVIRESVIDHHHPHHHPHPQHHHQPQHQPHPPHQQHLQQQQHPHHLHQRVLVSSGGELDRDDRSPSPTLTPSAAPRFGSPTTTTTSSSAPISSTSPPTIISSTSPAGSPPAHVPVAAHAHSHHYPPHHHHHHPHHIAGHHAHPPHFVVGASSPYASSALPASGYPLTAAAAAVAAYASGAGALYASPPRTTEIASALLTANVLNLSRRAPSPYDSSPPQTASSTASAGSTSEHEEEPDREREVHEHANSLPVKLRHKSHLGDKDAATALLALQNIKQEPIGHRSSSPAWDDGDGSSDERDSGISTNEWPTKAEQKMMVPLPASPPSASASSAGSASGGAIVSTAAMAAAAAAVAAAAGKITSIPASVVISKKAEENIHLQSKLARLESEVATIKNMMISNTTGSGFGVTAAAQ, encoded by the exons ATGATGGTGGCGGACTTTGTAACACGCCAACAGAACGGTTCGCCGCTGAACGGTGAAATACCCGGCCAAAATCACAACTCCAATTCCAACATGCCTG CCCACAGTGCCTTACTGAtgagcaacaacagcagcaacagcaacagctccGGCCGTGCCAGCCCGCACACCTCCTCGGAGTCGGAATTCCCCCAGAATGGGTACGAACTGGCGGCCCATCTGAAGCGCAAGGAGCTGTTCTCCCAGCGCAAGCAGCGCGAATTCATCCCGGACAACAAGAAAGACGACAGCTACTGGGACCGGCGGCGACGCAACAATGAGGCAGCGAAGCGTTCGCGCGAGAAGCGCCGCTTCAACGATATGGTGCTGGAGCAGCGCGTCGTCGAGCTGACGAAGGAGAACCACGTGCTGAAGGCGCAGCTGGACGCGATCAAGAGCAAGTACAATATCTGTGGCGAGAATTTGGTCAGCGTCGATCAGATAATGGCCACGCTGCCGACGAACGAGCAGGTCCTCAGCTCGACCAAGCGCGTGAAGCTGGCGAACGGCAGCAGCCAGGGACGGTCTAGCTCACCGACCGGTTCCACGATTGGTTTTCCGCTTTCGCGCAGTCCCTCGCGGCAACCGCAGGCTACCTCTCCCTCGCAATCACACGGACGGGCCTCGTCACCGCACAGTCCGCCAGCTAGCAATGGTACGCCACATCTGCAGCAGTCACTGCTGGCGGTCGCCCAAAACGCACCCAGCACGACGACATCCCCCGGGGGTGCTTCGTCTATTCCTTCCTCCCAGCAGGCCCCGGTGATCCATCCCAATCCGAACGTGGAATCTCCACCGCCGGCGGCACCTGGCTCATCGCCCACCGTATCCTCGGGCGGTGCGATCCAGCACACGAACGGAGGAGCAACATATCTGTCACCGGTCCATGCCATCTACCGGAACGGTACGATCATCGAGTACGAGCGGGTCTCGGAGGGCGGTAAGCTGTCGACGGTGGAGGGCAACGGGCGCAGTCCTTCCCAGATTCGGCTGGAACTGATCGAGCGCAACCTGGACGATCATCATCACCTTCAGCAGCAGCTcgcccagcaacagcagcatcagcaccaccatcatcagcagcagttggCATCTTCGTCCCAGCATCATCACCACTACAGCCATCATTCGCGGGAGGTGATCCGGGAGTCGGTGATCGATCATCACCATCCCCATCACCATCCGCATCCACAGCACCACCATCAGCCCCAGCATCAACCGCATCCGCCGCATCAGCAGCatctgcagcaacagcagcatccgcACCATCTGCATCAGCGAGTGCTGGTGTCCTCGGGCGGTGAACTGGACCGGGACGACCGTTCTCCCTCACCCACGTTGACACCGTCGGCCGCACCTCGCTTCGGTTCCCCCACGACGaccaccacctcctcctccgCACCGATCTCATCGACATCGCCGCCGACGATCATCTCCAGTACGAGCCCGGCAGGATCGCCACCGGCCCATGTCCCCGTTGCGGCTCATGCGCACTCGCATCACTACCCgccccatcaccaccatcaccacccgCACCACATAGCCGGCCACCATGCGCATCCGCCACACTTTGTCGTGGGTGCAAGCTCTCCGTACGCCAGCTCGGCCCTTCCCGCCAGCGGTTATCCGCTGACGGCCGCGGCCGCCGCTGTCGCGGCCTATGCAAGTGGGGCTGGAGCCCTATACGCGTCACCTCCTCGTACTACCGAAATAGCGAGCGCCCTCCTAACGGCGAACGTGCTCAATTTGAGCCGTCGTGCACCGTCCCCGTACGACTCTAGCCCGCCCCAGACGGCCTCCTCAACGGCCAGCGCGGGCAGCACATCCGAGCACGAGGAGGAACCGGACCGCGAGCGGGAAGTTCACGAACATGCCAACAGTCTGCCGGTGAAGTTGCGCCACAAGTCGCATCTCGGTGATAAGGATGCGGCCACGGCACTGTTGGCGCTGCAGAACATCAAGCAAGAGCCGATCGGCCACCGGTCGAGTTCGCCCGCCTGGGACGATGGTGACGGTTCGTCGGACGAGCGCGACTCCGGCATCTCCACGAACGAGTGGCCAACGAAGGCGGAACAGAAGATGATGGTACCGCTACCGGCATCGCCCCCGTCCGCCTCGGCATCTTCGGCCGGCAGTGCGTCCGGTGGTGCCATCGTCAGTACCGCGGCGATGGCGGCCGCCGCAGCAGCCGTTGCGGCCGCAGCCGGCAAGATCACCTCGATACCGGCGTCGGTGGTGATTAGCAAAAAGGCGGAGGAAAACATCCACCTGCAGTCGAAGCTGGCCCGGCTCGAATCCGAGGTGGCCACCATCAAGAACATGATGATCTCGAACACGACCGGCAGTGGGTTCGGTGTGACTGCGGCAGCTCAGTAG